In the genome of Telluria beijingensis, one region contains:
- a CDS encoding efflux RND transporter periplasmic adaptor subunit — translation MIRDTSQQDAVVTPPASHKIKRRALLIGGAAALVAVSASLYAAWSGSEQSVSASRVRIAEVGRGTLVRDAAVNGRVVAAVSPTLYSTAPATVNLKVAAGDTVKKGDVLAVLESPDLTDALKREVSTYEQLKAEVARQQILASKQKLLAKREADTAEIERLSAQRTVERYDSVGVVGIIAKIDYQKAQDALNSAGIRARHAAQAAALEGDDVQLAIRTKTNEMERARLSMANAQRRVDELTVRAPVDGFIGTLNVQNRMVVIANAPLMTLVDLSKLEVEVEVPETYAGDLGLGMSAEITLPTGRATGKLSALSPEVVKNQVLARVRFDGEQPKGLRQSQRVSARLLIEEKPNVLMVQRGPFLENEGGRHAYVVRDGIAVRTPIQVGATSISAVEILSGLKPGDKVVVAGTDAFDNANTVSINQ, via the coding sequence TGGAGCGGCAGCGAGCAATCCGTCTCCGCCAGCCGCGTGCGCATCGCCGAAGTCGGCCGCGGCACCCTGGTGCGCGACGCCGCCGTCAACGGCCGCGTGGTGGCCGCCGTCAGCCCGACCCTGTATTCCACCGCCCCCGCCACCGTCAACCTGAAGGTCGCCGCCGGCGACACGGTGAAAAAGGGCGACGTGCTGGCGGTGCTGGAATCGCCCGACCTGACCGATGCACTCAAGCGCGAAGTCTCGACCTACGAGCAGCTCAAGGCCGAAGTGGCGCGCCAGCAGATCCTGGCCAGCAAGCAGAAGCTGCTGGCCAAGCGCGAGGCCGACACCGCCGAGATCGAACGCCTGTCGGCTCAGCGCACCGTGGAGCGCTACGACAGCGTGGGCGTGGTCGGCATCATCGCCAAGATCGACTACCAGAAAGCCCAGGATGCGCTGAACTCGGCCGGCATCCGCGCCAGGCATGCGGCGCAAGCCGCCGCGCTCGAAGGCGACGACGTCCAGCTGGCGATCCGCACCAAGACCAATGAGATGGAACGCGCGCGCCTGTCGATGGCCAATGCCCAGCGCCGGGTCGACGAACTGACCGTGCGCGCGCCGGTCGACGGTTTCATCGGCACCCTGAACGTCCAGAACCGCATGGTGGTCATCGCCAATGCGCCGCTGATGACGCTGGTCGACCTGTCCAAGCTCGAAGTCGAGGTCGAGGTGCCCGAGACCTATGCCGGCGACCTGGGCCTGGGCATGAGCGCCGAGATCACCCTGCCCACCGGCCGCGCCACCGGCAAGCTGTCGGCGCTGTCGCCCGAAGTGGTCAAGAACCAGGTGCTGGCGCGGGTGCGCTTCGACGGCGAACAGCCCAAGGGCCTGCGCCAGAGCCAGCGCGTGAGCGCGCGCCTTTTGATCGAGGAAAAGCCGAACGTGCTGATGGTGCAGCGCGGCCCGTTCCTGGAAAACGAAGGCGGACGCCACGCCTACGTAGTGCGCGATGGGATCGCCGTGCGCACGCCGATCCAGGTCGGCGCCACCAGCATCTCGGCGGTCGAGATCCTGTCCGGCCTGAAGCCGGGCGACAAGGTGGTGGTGGCCGGCACCGACGCCTTCGACAATGCCAACACCGTATCGATCAACCAGTAA
- a CDS encoding ABC transporter ATP-binding protein has product MLRMTNLSKVYRTHMIETHALRGFEIHVRQGEFVTVTGPSGSGKTSFLNIAGLLEEFTSGEYVLDGVNVQGLDDAARSRLRNEKLGFIFQGFNLIPDLNLFDNVDVPLRYRGFNARERKERIEDALSKVGLASRMKHYPAELSGGQQQRVAIARALAGSPKLLLADEPTGNLDTQMARGVMELLEEINAAGTTILMVTHDPELAVRTHRNVHIIDGQVSDLVRRAPTLVDEHNQATA; this is encoded by the coding sequence ATGCTGCGCATGACCAACCTGAGCAAGGTGTACCGCACCCACATGATCGAGACCCACGCGCTGCGCGGCTTCGAGATCCACGTCCGGCAGGGCGAATTCGTCACCGTGACCGGTCCGTCCGGCTCGGGCAAGACCAGCTTCCTGAACATCGCAGGCCTGCTCGAGGAATTTACCTCGGGCGAATACGTGCTCGACGGCGTCAATGTACAAGGCCTGGACGACGCGGCCCGCTCGCGCCTGCGCAACGAAAAGCTGGGCTTCATCTTCCAGGGCTTCAACCTGATCCCCGACCTGAACCTGTTCGACAACGTCGACGTGCCACTGCGCTATCGCGGCTTCAATGCGCGCGAACGCAAGGAGCGCATCGAGGACGCGCTATCCAAGGTCGGCCTGGCCTCGCGCATGAAGCATTACCCGGCCGAGCTGTCGGGCGGCCAGCAGCAGCGCGTGGCGATCGCGCGCGCGCTGGCCGGCAGTCCCAAGCTGTTGCTGGCCGACGAACCGACCGGTAACCTCGATACGCAGATGGCGCGCGGCGTGATGGAGCTGCTCGAAGAAATCAATGCCGCCGGCACCACCATCCTGATGGTGACCCACGACCCCGAGCTGGCGGTGCGCACCCACCGCAACGTGCACATCATCGACGGCCAGGTGTCCGACCTGGTGCGGCGCGCGCCGACGCTGGTGGATGAGCACAACCAGGCAACCGCATAA